The sequence AGGACGAATTTCTACAAAAAAGAACAGTTTAAACTCGTTTGAAGATTGATGTAACACTACTTTGTTCTGGCGATACATCTACACTCATATGGTATAAATAAGCTTGAATTGACTAGAACCAAAACCCAGTCTAACGTAACAATATATAACTGTACTGAGATCGTCATTAGTGCCAGATTTTAAACTGCTAGTTCAAGAGAAGCTAGAGATAACTACTGAACATTGTTCATCATATCATTATGTTGCAACCTGCACTTAAATTGAATATAAATGTATCAAGTTTTCCCCTAAAGATGAACATTGTTCCGTAGTTTTcaaagatataaaaaaaaaagcaatAGTGTAACGACATAGAAAGAAAATCTATGTAAGTGTGTAAGACACTCAAAAGTACTCATACACACTTTCAAAGAACTAGGCAAAGATATGGGAAACTATGTGACAAAAGATTAAGGATGTATGAGATACTCGCATTGTCTTCACTTTCTTCGTTCGGTTCTTGATATGCTCTTCTTGTTCTACGTCATTCCGGTCTTCGCCATCTTCTTTACCATTATTGACATCACCAAATGCTCATGTCAGAAACTGTAGGCTTTTCTGCAATCTCATTAGCACTCATTTGCTGCCACTTCAACTGCAAAAGATTCGTTGTTGCACATGCTGATCTTTTTGTTCACGAACTTCGAGATTGAGCTCTCTTGTTTCCAaatctagttttcttcttttaagaTCCATCTGTTTTTCCACATAACAATTATATCCATCCAAGTTTCACAACTCTTTTGAGGACTTGTTTCCTTAACTCCGTAACTGATTTGGGACTTACAGGAAGTCCTTTTGCGACGTCTTCATcttctgagtcatcatcatctaCGAAGGCCATTTGTACTCCGCCAACATGAGCACCTGAATTAAAGTTCTCCAGATCTACTGTTCCTGCGCTAGCTGCATGGAGTGCATAATTGATGAGAACTTGATAATATCGAGTGACAACAAGAACGGAGGGATTTGCATGTGAGAATATTAATAGTTTCAATTTGTCGAAAGATGGACTAAGCCCCATTCGGTTTTGTAAACCGATAATTGGAATTGAAGTTAAAGAAAATGCATACACAGGCAACAGGTGTCATAAATAAGCTTCAGATAGTCACTAGTATCACAACCTACTGTCTTGAATAGGATTCTTCAGTAACACCAAACCTGAAACTGctaatttgaaagaaaaaaaataaacagAACATTTTCACTATCAAATGTCGATGGTGTGAATACAGCCAACAAAACTGTATATTGTTTTGAACATAAACGATGAAATAACAGCAATCAAGTTGTAAAACAATGTTAAGTTTGGTTAGGTAAGTAGTTCGTTCCTAAAAATCTACTTTTCGTTCTGTACTGGAGAATGTAAAGTTTTAAAAACTAAGCAAAACAGCTATGGTGCAGGATCAAGAAATTTACATGTTTAAGCTCGCATTGTGCTAGGAAAATATATGTGATATTAAGTTAGTAAGTGCATAAAATACCTTTGGAGTCTTCTATTTTTGGTAGCGCAACATAATTACCCGAATTAAGCATAGCAAGGCTCTCCGCATAGACAATAAATTTGAGATTTATGGATGTTCCAAGCTTGAAGTCACACAAATCCAGATGATAATAAACATCAGTGCCATATAAATAAAACTTTATCATTCTTCGGAAACTGAAGTGGTACCAACTACCATATCCTAATAGAACTTCACTATTCTTGACAAACTGAAGCGGAACCAACTGTCTAGAGAGCTTACAGATAGTCACTTTGTTAATGGTAAAGAGTTTAGCCCAAGATTCAGTCGTCTCCCACATATCACTGTGACAGCCAATAGAACCATGCAAGCAAAGGAACCCTCCTTATGAACACAAATATGTCGTCGAATGTGTCACCTTGAAATTAAAAGAGAAGATGACTGTCTCGGCGTCAGAATCAGTTTCTGCTATCCAACATAAGGTACATTACCAAGTCTTCTCCGTGAATTAGATTCGAGTGCATTTACCTGAACTTTACAAAGATGTTCACTCTGATATCCCACAAAATTTACAACCTTAAAATCTCCATTCTCATAATCACAACCAAAGCCATGATTAAGTACCAAAATTCATTCGCTGACTCAATTAGTCCAGTTGAAACTTCCTTCAACTCCTTAGCAGCTGGACTCCAAAGGACAACATCATTCTCGCTAATGGGGCTTACACAAATCAAGCCATCAGAAGTTCCCAAATCTTATATCCCCGGACTTTGATTTCTCAAAGGATAGTCAGTACCAACATGGTTACTCAATGTAGACAATAATGGATCATATATGATAACCATAACCAGAGTGCGTTATCACACTGAATCTTATTTTTTTACAATTGCATGATTTAAATGCTTTCCGACAAAATCAGAGGCTTTCAATAACTTGCACCAGGCCCTCGATAAACACACTTGACCCGTAAGATTGACTTCACAGGCAATCTAACAATAGTTTGG comes from Papaver somniferum cultivar HN1 chromosome 7, ASM357369v1, whole genome shotgun sequence and encodes:
- the LOC113300323 gene encoding uncharacterized protein LOC113300323, encoding MWETTESWAKLFTINKVTICKLSRQLVPLQFVKNSEVLLGYGSWYHFSFRRMIKFYLYGTDVYYHLDLCDFKLGTSINLKFIVYAESLAMLNSGNYVALPKIEDSKASAGTVDLENFNSGAHVGGVQMAFVDDDDSEDEDVAKGLPVSPKSVTELRKQVLKRVVKLGWI